From Synoicihabitans lomoniglobus, the proteins below share one genomic window:
- a CDS encoding sigma-54-dependent transcriptional regulator produces MNILIVDDQANVLRTTAYALTAMGHTPVTAENSRQAARQLETEKIDALLLDVNLGTENGLDFLSKIRAEGNLVPVIVFTAQTSVESAVDAMKRGAYDYIPKPFIPEDLKQKLAKVDEHRRMQTKVADLETQVAKAHPTVMLESNEPAVKSAYETAFRAAASNATVLILGPSGTGKTVLARAVHDRSNRADKAFVTINCPSLSRELLESELFGHVKGAFTGALKDTWGKVAAADEGTLFLDEIGEVPLEIQPKLLRLLQDREYERVGDTRTRKANVRLIAATNRDLAAEVAAGRFREDLYYRLKVIAVEMPALADRPTDLLPLVDNYMRHFTREQGRPSLQLSQEARTAIVDYPWPGNLRELRNLIERSVILAQDNEITVADLPAEFRESEETSLRPGHMVTIEALEHEHIRRIIAKTESLEKAARTLGIDTATLYRKRKRMGLG; encoded by the coding sequence ATGAATATCCTCATCGTCGACGACCAAGCCAATGTCCTACGCACCACCGCCTACGCCCTGACTGCCATGGGGCATACCCCGGTGACGGCGGAAAACTCCCGCCAGGCGGCCCGCCAACTCGAAACCGAGAAGATCGATGCCCTCCTCCTCGACGTGAATCTCGGCACTGAAAATGGCCTCGATTTTCTCTCCAAAATCCGCGCCGAAGGCAATCTCGTGCCGGTCATTGTCTTCACCGCCCAGACCTCCGTGGAGTCCGCCGTCGATGCCATGAAGCGCGGGGCTTACGACTACATTCCCAAGCCGTTTATTCCCGAGGATCTGAAGCAAAAATTGGCCAAAGTCGACGAGCACCGCCGCATGCAAACCAAGGTGGCCGATCTCGAAACCCAAGTCGCCAAGGCCCATCCCACCGTGATGCTCGAATCCAACGAGCCCGCCGTGAAAAGTGCCTACGAAACGGCCTTCCGCGCGGCCGCCTCCAACGCCACCGTGCTCATTCTCGGCCCGAGCGGCACCGGCAAGACTGTCCTCGCCCGCGCCGTGCACGACCGCAGCAACCGCGCCGACAAGGCGTTCGTGACGATCAACTGCCCCAGCCTCTCCCGCGAACTGTTGGAGAGCGAGCTGTTCGGACACGTCAAAGGTGCGTTCACCGGCGCCCTCAAGGACACTTGGGGCAAGGTCGCCGCCGCCGACGAGGGCACGCTGTTTCTCGACGAAATCGGCGAAGTGCCCCTCGAAATTCAACCCAAGCTCCTGCGCTTGCTGCAGGATCGCGAATACGAACGCGTGGGCGACACGCGCACCCGCAAGGCCAACGTGCGCCTCATCGCCGCCACCAATCGTGACCTCGCCGCCGAGGTCGCCGCCGGCCGCTTCCGCGAAGACCTTTACTACCGCCTCAAAGTCATCGCCGTCGAAATGCCCGCCCTCGCCGATCGCCCCACGGATCTTCTCCCGCTGGTCGACAACTACATGCGGCACTTCACCCGCGAACAGGGCCGACCCTCGCTCCAACTCTCCCAGGAAGCCCGCACCGCCATCGTCGACTACCCTTGGCCGGGCAACCTGCGCGAACTGCGCAACCTCATCGAGCGCTCGGTCATTCTGGCCCAGGACAACGAGATCACCGTCGCCGATCTGCCGGCCGAATTTCGCGAGAGCGAAGAGACGTCGTTGCGACCGGGCCACATGGTGACGATCGAGGCCCTCGAACACGAACACATCCGTCGCATCATCGCCAAAACCGAGAGTCTCGAAAAAGCCGCCCGCACCCTCGGCATCGATACCGCCACACTCTACCGCAAGCGCAAGCGCATGGGCCTGGGCTGA
- a CDS encoding lipid A deacylase LpxR family protein: protein MSRFRLTPNFRLLTAALCLASAVSLPAQITAADQGEAVSSTLLRTEDGVPTRLARESPVLILYMENDYFGGTDQHYTNGFKAAWLSPDLTGWGKSGWRQSFLERLPFVNEEKTQKNLGLAVAQHIYTPQDISRSNPDPTDRPYAGWTYFEFSFLAKNDAQADTVAVQIGMVGPHSYAEDIQKWAHGLIDGEIPQGWDYQLHDELGVNIAWERKWRTYARTVTASDRFGLRTNPFTGKSLQDRPHWGIDFVPHLGAVVGNVSTYANVGATTRFGFNLPSDFGVNMIRPAGVASSPIDDLDPRVRGACWSVFLFGGADGRAVARNIFLDGNTFKDSRHVEREPLVYDLSYGLGVARGAFQLTFTKIIRSREFEGQIADNNKFGSLTTSWIF from the coding sequence ATGTCACGCTTCCGCCTAACACCTAACTTCCGCCTCCTAACCGCCGCGCTTTGTCTCGCCTCGGCGGTTTCTCTGCCCGCTCAAATCACGGCCGCCGATCAAGGCGAAGCCGTTTCCTCCACCCTGTTGCGCACCGAAGATGGCGTGCCCACACGACTCGCGCGAGAGAGTCCCGTCCTCATCCTGTATATGGAAAACGACTACTTCGGCGGCACGGACCAGCACTATACCAACGGCTTTAAAGCCGCTTGGCTTTCCCCCGATCTCACAGGCTGGGGCAAGTCCGGTTGGCGCCAGTCGTTTCTCGAACGCCTCCCGTTCGTCAACGAAGAGAAAACCCAAAAGAATCTCGGACTCGCCGTCGCCCAGCACATCTACACCCCGCAGGATATTTCCCGGAGCAATCCCGATCCCACGGATCGCCCCTACGCCGGATGGACGTATTTTGAGTTTTCGTTTCTGGCTAAAAACGATGCCCAGGCCGATACCGTCGCCGTCCAGATCGGCATGGTCGGTCCTCACAGCTACGCCGAGGACATACAGAAATGGGCTCATGGTTTGATCGACGGCGAAATTCCCCAGGGGTGGGACTACCAGCTTCACGATGAATTGGGGGTCAACATCGCCTGGGAGCGCAAGTGGCGCACCTACGCCCGCACCGTAACGGCCTCGGATCGTTTCGGACTGCGCACCAATCCATTTACCGGAAAATCACTGCAGGACCGCCCGCACTGGGGCATCGATTTCGTGCCACATTTGGGGGCGGTCGTGGGGAATGTCAGCACCTACGCCAACGTCGGTGCGACCACCCGGTTCGGGTTCAACCTGCCGAGTGATTTCGGCGTAAACATGATTCGGCCCGCCGGGGTCGCGAGCTCGCCGATCGACGACCTCGATCCCCGCGTGCGCGGCGCCTGCTGGAGCGTCTTTCTCTTTGGCGGGGCCGACGGCCGCGCCGTCGCCCGTAACATTTTCCTTGATGGCAATACCTTCAAGGACAGCCGCCACGTGGAACGCGAACCTCTCGTCTACGACCTGAGCTACGGCCTCGGTGTCGCCCGCGGCGCGTTCCAATTGACCTTCACCAAGATCATCCGCTCCCGCGAGTTCGAGGGACAGATCGCGGACAACAACAAGTTCGGTTCGCTGACGACTTCCTGGATTTTTTAA
- a CDS encoding AraC family transcriptional regulator → MRARFEKVRVEPTRSFYIEERHLDRFDAPWHFHPEIELTSIVASRGKRFVGDCIEPFAEGDLVLLGPNLPHFWHNEGNQSSHGPAHSVVTQFRPDFLGSEILSTPEFASVQQLFRRAGRGLSFSGRSARRISDSLRSLANQTGLPALLELLAILHQLAQTRNARPLASAAYEPSLDRHAEQRLARVYAFLMRNFREQPTLAEIARVASMNPEAFSRYFKRATGRNVSVFLNELRIDQAARSLQETTGQISEIALASGFATLSSFHRRFRERMGCSPSAYRKAFAENKMPPPAAFSR, encoded by the coding sequence ATGCGCGCTCGATTTGAAAAAGTCCGGGTCGAACCCACCCGCTCTTTTTACATTGAGGAACGCCACCTCGACCGATTCGACGCGCCATGGCATTTCCATCCCGAGATCGAACTGACATCGATCGTCGCGAGCCGGGGCAAACGATTCGTCGGTGACTGCATCGAACCATTTGCCGAAGGCGACCTCGTCCTGCTCGGTCCCAATCTGCCCCATTTCTGGCACAACGAAGGGAACCAGTCCTCCCACGGGCCGGCGCACTCCGTGGTGACGCAGTTTCGCCCGGATTTCCTCGGTTCGGAAATTTTATCCACCCCTGAGTTCGCGAGTGTGCAGCAGCTCTTCCGACGAGCCGGACGCGGTTTGAGTTTCTCCGGTCGGAGCGCCCGCCGAATCTCCGATAGCCTGCGCTCGCTCGCGAATCAAACCGGCCTCCCCGCCCTGCTTGAACTCCTCGCGATCCTGCACCAACTCGCGCAAACTCGTAACGCGCGTCCGCTCGCGAGTGCCGCCTATGAGCCGAGCCTGGACCGCCACGCCGAACAGCGACTCGCCCGCGTCTACGCTTTCCTCATGCGCAATTTTCGTGAGCAACCCACGCTGGCTGAAATCGCCCGCGTCGCGTCGATGAACCCGGAAGCCTTCAGCCGCTATTTCAAGCGCGCAACCGGGCGCAATGTTTCGGTGTTCCTTAACGAATTGCGCATCGATCAGGCCGCACGATCACTGCAAGAAACCACCGGACAGATCAGTGAGATCGCCCTCGCATCCGGCTTCGCCACCCTCTCGAGTTTTCACCGCCGGTTCAGGGAACGTATGGGCTGCAGCCCGAGTGCATATCGCAAAGCGTTCGCCGAGAATAAAATGCCGCCACCGGCCGCTTTTTCCCGCTGA
- a CDS encoding corrinoid protein, giving the protein MNTLEQLSQAVASGKGNDAKTLSQRALDEEICPSDIIDRALTPAMASVGERFRKNLIFVPEMLIAARAMKEAMSLLEPHFVSAGIVPKYTAVIGSVQGDLHDIGKNLVAIMWKGADFRIIDLGVNVPPAKFAAAVREHRPQLVGLSALLTTTLPAMVETVRILRAEIDRPVRIMIGGAPVTQQFADEIGADGYAPNAGVAVERAHALVGAT; this is encoded by the coding sequence ATGAACACACTTGAACAACTCTCCCAAGCGGTCGCCTCCGGCAAAGGCAATGACGCGAAGACCCTCTCCCAACGCGCGCTCGACGAAGAGATATGCCCTAGCGACATCATTGATCGAGCGCTTACGCCGGCGATGGCTTCCGTGGGAGAGCGGTTTAGAAAAAACCTCATTTTCGTTCCTGAAATGCTGATCGCCGCCCGCGCAATGAAAGAGGCCATGAGTCTGCTCGAACCGCATTTTGTCTCGGCCGGAATCGTTCCCAAATACACCGCCGTGATCGGTTCGGTGCAGGGGGACCTTCACGACATCGGCAAGAACCTCGTGGCGATCATGTGGAAGGGGGCGGATTTCCGCATCATCGATCTGGGCGTGAACGTGCCGCCCGCCAAATTCGCCGCCGCAGTGCGGGAGCATCGTCCGCAGCTTGTCGGCCTCTCCGCCCTGCTCACGACCACATTGCCGGCAATGGTTGAGACCGTGCGAATCCTTCGCGCCGAGATCGATCGGCCGGTGCGCATCATGATCGGAGGTGCCCCCGTCACCCAGCAGTTTGCCGACGAGATCGGCGCAGACGGCTACGCTCCCAATGCCGGCGTCGCGGTCGAGCGTGCCCATGCCTTGGTTGGTGCCACTTGA
- a CDS encoding uroporphyrinogen decarboxylase family protein yields MSRDLYLKLAREGLRMPIGTHLVLHEQTDPDAVVLDGDRLGSVIVETAKRFSTPLAVPLMDLALEKAALLHAYDVPEVEMESYHFAAPPESPAAIDLTPRMRAACEAIAHVAAQPGLVPMGMSIGPFSLMSKLVADPITPVYLAGTGLTGDDEPEVELMERALALGERVILRYLEAQIEAGATAMIICEPAANLVYFSPNQLAADATVFERYVMEPMQRIAHVLAEHDVDLVFHNCGELTDAMVRRFTTLGAVMLSLGSSRKLWEDAAFVPKDTVLYGNLPSKRFYAAQFTATDVEEQSRELLEKMQAAGHPFILGTECDVLSVPGFEREIFAKVDALMSCARRP; encoded by the coding sequence ATGAGCCGAGATCTATACCTGAAGCTGGCGCGGGAAGGACTGCGTATGCCGATCGGCACACATCTAGTCCTCCATGAGCAAACCGACCCTGACGCGGTCGTGCTTGACGGTGATCGCCTGGGCTCGGTGATCGTGGAAACCGCGAAACGTTTTTCCACACCTTTGGCGGTGCCGTTGATGGATCTCGCTTTGGAAAAAGCCGCGCTGCTGCACGCCTATGATGTGCCCGAAGTTGAGATGGAAAGTTATCATTTCGCCGCTCCGCCGGAATCACCTGCGGCCATCGATCTCACTCCTCGCATGCGTGCGGCCTGCGAAGCCATTGCACACGTCGCCGCCCAGCCTGGACTCGTCCCCATGGGCATGAGCATCGGCCCGTTCTCGCTCATGAGTAAACTCGTGGCCGATCCGATCACGCCGGTGTATCTCGCGGGGACGGGCCTGACCGGCGACGATGAACCTGAAGTGGAGTTGATGGAACGTGCGCTGGCGCTCGGTGAACGAGTCATTCTCCGCTACCTCGAGGCCCAGATCGAAGCCGGAGCCACGGCGATGATCATCTGCGAACCGGCTGCGAATCTCGTCTACTTTTCTCCCAACCAACTCGCGGCGGATGCGACCGTCTTCGAACGCTACGTCATGGAGCCGATGCAGCGCATCGCGCATGTTCTCGCCGAGCACGATGTCGATCTCGTGTTTCATAACTGCGGTGAGCTGACCGACGCCATGGTCCGCCGCTTCACCACGCTCGGAGCGGTCATGCTCAGTCTCGGCAGCTCCCGTAAGCTGTGGGAGGACGCTGCCTTCGTGCCGAAAGATACCGTTCTCTACGGCAACTTGCCGTCGAAGCGATTCTATGCCGCTCAATTCACTGCGACCGACGTCGAGGAGCAATCGCGGGAGCTGCTGGAAAAGATGCAGGCCGCCGGTCATCCGTTCATTCTTGGCACCGAATGCGACGTGCTCAGCGTGCCCGGCTTTGAGCGGGAAATTTTCGCCAAGGTCGATGCATTGATGAGCTGCGCTCGTCGACCGTGA
- a CDS encoding uroporphyrinogen decarboxylase family protein, with product MTPRERYLAVLHGRRPDVLPRLPILMQFAAEHIGSNYAAFASDYRVLVEANLRCAEEYGIDQLNTMSDPYRETAGFGASIEFPRDSGPICVKPPLEDDRDFAKLPRPDPLVTPRMHDRIDAVRAYKTQAGDRYSIMGWVEGPAAEAADLRGVSNFFMDLLDDPDYARNLMAHCVETAIDFARPQVEAGADTIGIGDAVASQVSAEIYESLILPLEKQLVMAIRAMGAHVRLHICGDITHLLPGIATLDLDLIDIDHMVDLAVARRILGPRIVLTGNIDPVSCVMRGDRASICAAVARCYAIAGDPFMVNAGCEIPAGTPCENLEAMCTPIAPT from the coding sequence ATGACTCCTCGTGAACGCTATTTGGCCGTGCTGCACGGCCGCCGACCTGACGTGCTGCCACGTTTGCCCATTCTCATGCAGTTCGCCGCCGAGCACATTGGCTCGAACTACGCCGCATTCGCCTCGGATTACCGCGTGTTGGTGGAGGCCAACCTTCGCTGTGCGGAGGAATACGGTATTGATCAGTTGAATACAATGTCCGACCCCTATCGCGAAACCGCCGGCTTCGGCGCATCGATTGAGTTCCCGCGTGACAGTGGGCCGATTTGTGTAAAACCACCTTTGGAAGACGATCGCGATTTTGCGAAACTGCCGCGACCCGATCCGTTGGTCACGCCGCGTATGCACGACCGCATCGACGCCGTGCGGGCCTACAAAACACAGGCGGGCGATCGCTATTCCATCATGGGCTGGGTGGAAGGCCCGGCGGCCGAGGCGGCCGACCTGCGCGGGGTGTCCAATTTCTTCATGGATCTACTGGATGATCCAGACTACGCGCGGAACCTGATGGCACATTGCGTCGAGACTGCGATCGACTTTGCTCGCCCTCAAGTCGAGGCGGGAGCGGACACGATTGGCATTGGCGATGCGGTCGCGAGCCAGGTGTCTGCTGAGATTTATGAGTCGCTCATTCTTCCTCTGGAGAAGCAACTCGTGATGGCGATCCGCGCGATGGGGGCTCACGTGCGTCTGCATATCTGCGGCGATATCACCCATCTCCTACCGGGCATTGCCACCCTTGATCTCGATCTCATCGATATCGACCACATGGTCGATCTAGCGGTTGCGCGCCGTATACTTGGCCCGCGCATTGTGCTCACGGGCAACATCGATCCGGTCTCATGCGTCATGCGAGGAGACCGTGCTTCAATCTGCGCGGCCGTTGCCCGGTGCTACGCCATCGCCGGCGATCCTTTCATGGTAAATGCGGGCTGTGAGATCCCGGCGGGCACTCCGTGCGAAAATCTCGAAGCCATGTGCACGCCGATTGCACCAACATGA